From one Chloroflexota bacterium genomic stretch:
- the tuf gene encoding elongation factor Tu, with product MAKKKFERVKPHLNVGTIGHVDHGKTTLTAAITLILSKAGSAQFRPYDSIDSAPEEKARGLTINIAHVEYETAKRHYAHIDCPGHADYIKNMITGAAQMDGAILVVSAPDGPMPQTREHILLAHQVEVPAMIVALNKVDALQDEELLQLVEMEVRELLTKYGFPGDKVPVIRVSALKAMEHGCGKPDCEWCGPILKLIQAVDDYVPLPLRAKDKPFLMPIEDVFGIKGRGTVVTGRVERGIIKPGDEVELVGLKETRKTVATSLEMFHKILDFSEPGDAVGALLRGIEREDVERGMVLAAPGSINPHTRAEAEVYVLGKEEGGRHTPFFTGYKPQFFIRTTDVTGTAELPKGVEMVMPGDRVNLTIKLIYPVALEEGLRFAMREGGKTVGAGVFTKILE from the coding sequence ATGGCCAAGAAGAAGTTTGAAAGGGTCAAACCACATCTCAACGTGGGGACCATCGGGCACGTGGACCACGGCAAGACCACCCTTACCGCTGCCATAACCCTGATCCTGTCCAAAGCGGGCTCGGCCCAGTTCCGGCCCTACGACTCCATTGACAGCGCCCCGGAGGAGAAGGCCAGGGGGCTGACCATCAATATAGCCCATGTGGAGTATGAGACCGCCAAGAGGCACTATGCCCATATAGACTGCCCGGGCCATGCCGACTACATCAAGAACATGATCACCGGGGCCGCCCAGATGGATGGGGCTATCCTGGTGGTGAGCGCGCCCGATGGCCCTATGCCTCAGACCAGGGAGCATATCCTCCTCGCCCACCAGGTGGAGGTCCCGGCCATGATAGTGGCCCTCAACAAGGTGGATGCTCTCCAGGACGAGGAACTCCTTCAACTCGTGGAAATGGAGGTAAGAGAACTCCTTACCAAGTATGGCTTCCCGGGGGACAAGGTCCCGGTGATACGGGTGAGCGCCCTGAAGGCCATGGAGCACGGCTGTGGCAAGCCCGATTGCGAGTGGTGCGGGCCTATCCTGAAGCTCATCCAGGCAGTAGACGATTATGTCCCCCTGCCCCTACGGGCCAAAGACAAACCCTTCCTCATGCCCATTGAGGACGTCTTTGGCATCAAGGGAAGGGGGACCGTGGTCACCGGGCGGGTGGAAAGGGGAATTATCAAGCCCGGGGATGAGGTGGAGCTTGTGGGCCTGAAGGAGACCAGGAAGACGGTGGCCACCAGCCTGGAGATGTTCCACAAGATACTGGACTTCAGCGAGCCGGGGGACGCTGTGGGCGCTCTCCTCAGGGGCATTGAGCGGGAGGATGTGGAGAGGGGGATGGTACTGGCCGCCCCGGGCTCCATCAACCCCCATACCAGGGCAGAGGCCGAGGTCTACGTCCTGGGCAAGGAAGAAGGCGGCCGCCACACCCCATTCTTCACCGGCTACAAGCCCCAGTTCTTTATCCGCACTACCGATGTTACCGGCACTGCGGAGCTACCCAAGGGGGTGGAGATGGTGATGCCGGGGGATAGAGTTAACCTCACCATCAAACTTATCTACCCGGTGGCCCTGGAGGAGGGGCTCCGCTTTGCCATGAGAGAAGGGGGCAAGACCGTCGGCGCCGGGGTCTTCACCAAGATCCTAGAGTAG
- a CDS encoding type IV pilus twitching motility protein PilT has translation MDIHKLLQMAVEKGASDLHLRAGSPPVMRLEGELHRLLFPPLTPEATKRIFEALTPESQRQAFYEKKELDFAFGLPELARFRINACYQRGSISLACRVLPLKVPTIEDLGLPPICKDLASLPRGLVLVTGPTGSGKSSTIAAMVNYINETQGRRVITIEDPIEYVHTDKMCMIVQRELGTDTDSFFDGLRGALRQDPNVISIGEMRDLETMATALTAAETGHLVLSTLHTPDSTQTVDRIVDMFPPHQQRQARLQLSLVLEGVLAQLLLPRDRGTGRVAIFEVLIGTPAIKNLIREAKTHEIPTYLELGRQEGMQTMDRHLDELVHTGTISPESALSVAKNGQALKKNLNGQIIKKTLVRQGPR, from the coding sequence ATGGACATACATAAGCTACTGCAAATGGCGGTAGAAAAGGGGGCCTCAGACCTGCACCTCAGGGCAGGCAGTCCCCCGGTGATGCGTCTGGAAGGGGAGCTTCACCGCCTGCTGTTTCCACCCCTCACCCCTGAAGCAACCAAGAGAATATTTGAGGCCCTCACCCCGGAGAGCCAGCGCCAGGCCTTCTACGAGAAGAAAGAGCTGGACTTTGCCTTTGGCCTGCCGGAACTGGCCCGTTTCCGCATAAACGCCTGCTATCAACGGGGGTCCATCAGCCTCGCCTGTCGTGTGCTGCCCCTGAAGGTGCCCACTATTGAGGACCTGGGCCTGCCCCCCATCTGCAAGGACCTGGCCTCACTTCCCCGTGGCCTGGTGCTGGTGACGGGCCCCACCGGGAGCGGCAAGTCGTCCACAATAGCGGCGATGGTCAACTACATCAATGAGACCCAGGGCCGCCGCGTTATCACCATTGAAGACCCCATTGAGTATGTCCACACCGACAAGATGTGCATGATCGTGCAGAGGGAGCTGGGCACTGATACCGACTCCTTCTTTGACGGCCTGCGCGGTGCCCTGCGTCAGGACCCCAATGTCATCTCCATCGGGGAGATGAGGGACCTTGAGACCATGGCCACCGCGCTCACCGCGGCTGAGACCGGCCACCTGGTGTTGAGCACCCTCCACACCCCAGACTCCACCCAGACGGTGGACCGGATTGTTGACATGTTCCCCCCCCACCAGCAGCGGCAGGCACGCCTTCAGCTCTCCCTGGTACTGGAAGGGGTCCTGGCCCAGCTCCTCCTGCCCCGGGACCGGGGCACGGGGAGGGTGGCTATCTTCGAGGTCCTGATAGGCACCCCCGCCATCAAGAACCTCATCCGGGAGGCCAAGACCCATGAAATCCCCACCTATCTTGAGCTGGGACGACAGGAGGGGATGCAGACTATGGACCGGCACCTGGATGAGCTTGTTCACACAGGGACAATAAGCCCGGAGTCGGCCCTGTCCGTAGCCAAAAACGGGCAGGCCCTGAAGAAGAACCTCAATGGCCAGATAATAAAGAAGACCCTCGTCCGGCAAGGACCCCGGTAG
- a CDS encoding HEAT repeat domain-containing protein produces MLAERGGPEVVEPILSQLSSSHPAQVQAAMEAIGSLKDEGALARLFSLVPFYPKELIAEALLSYGSGIIPQVGPLVTADDPTLRAWAVDILCQIEAPSVEVFLREALRDPQALVRAAAGVALARRGQATGELLALLRHEAEVSVKCALAEALAEAGRKEASPVLGDALLQLAELRLPWDARMRLWQSLVKALEKLGSLEMALMRLASFPSASLQRWLETGVVLVDVDVLCLVLYYLGARQEPVAALEKVRQDYGQRPLEEGLEKGLARGGVHREAALEAIKRLYPPAQAPGGEELKTRARPPEWKEMEARLTELLPGKKGEVRPEKWKRMEAGLAELSEAQKRWDETEAALAKLFQVEQGERGAPPRKAPPPQAVRPPVPAPDDWEMGLLEARQVLSRLGAEASGPVPPVLARQLLDIVSFRLVPQVLAAAKRGDEALVAFLSRLVEAAPVQLLSLAPFRPEPAIKQLWASDSFLNWARATMASRDPERRLRGLALTGWAPVPGLSNLLLQALQDAHPPVRLLAVSLLSAHLARLPRATAPGQSL; encoded by the coding sequence TTGCTGGCCGAGAGGGGCGGCCCGGAGGTGGTGGAGCCCATCCTCTCCCAGCTTTCCTCATCTCACCCGGCCCAGGTCCAGGCGGCCATGGAGGCTATAGGCTCCCTCAAGGATGAGGGGGCTTTGGCCCGCCTTTTCTCGCTGGTCCCCTTCTATCCCAAGGAGCTCATTGCCGAGGCCCTGTTGAGCTACGGCTCCGGCATCATCCCCCAGGTAGGCCCCCTGGTCACTGCCGATGACCCCACCCTCCGCGCCTGGGCAGTGGACATCCTCTGCCAGATAGAGGCCCCCTCGGTGGAGGTCTTCTTGCGGGAAGCCCTGCGCGACCCCCAGGCGCTGGTCAGGGCGGCTGCTGGCGTGGCCCTGGCCAGGAGAGGGCAGGCCACGGGAGAGCTCTTGGCCCTTTTGCGCCATGAGGCCGAGGTCTCGGTGAAGTGCGCCCTGGCCGAGGCCCTGGCCGAGGCCGGGCGGAAGGAGGCCTCCCCGGTCCTGGGGGATGCCCTCCTTCAGCTCGCGGAACTGCGCTTGCCCTGGGATGCCCGCATGAGGCTGTGGCAGAGCCTGGTGAAGGCCCTGGAAAAGCTCGGCTCCCTGGAGATGGCCCTTATGCGGCTGGCTTCCTTTCCTTCTGCCTCCTTGCAGCGCTGGCTGGAGACAGGGGTTGTCCTGGTGGATGTAGATGTGCTTTGCCTCGTCCTATACTACCTGGGGGCAAGGCAGGAGCCGGTAGCTGCCCTGGAAAAGGTTCGGCAGGACTACGGCCAACGGCCTCTTGAGGAAGGCCTGGAGAAGGGCCTGGCCCGGGGCGGGGTCCACAGGGAGGCTGCCCTGGAGGCCATCAAACGCCTCTATCCCCCTGCCCAGGCCCCCGGTGGGGAGGAACTGAAGACCCGGGCACGCCCTCCGGAATGGAAGGAGATGGAGGCCCGGCTGACTGAGCTCCTCCCGGGCAAGAAAGGGGAGGTCAGACCGGAAAAGTGGAAGCGGATGGAGGCGGGGCTGGCAGAGCTGTCCGAGGCCCAGAAAAGGTGGGATGAGACGGAAGCTGCGCTGGCAAAGCTCTTTCAGGTCGAGCAAGGTGAAAGGGGGGCTCCCCCACGGAAGGCACCGCCACCGCAGGCGGTGCGGCCACCGGTCCCCGCCCCCGACGACTGGGAGATGGGCCTGCTGGAGGCCCGTCAGGTCCTCTCTCGGCTGGGCGCTGAGGCCAGCGGGCCGGTGCCTCCGGTGCTGGCCCGGCAGCTCCTGGACATCGTTTCCTTCAGGCTGGTGCCCCAGGTGCTGGCGGCGGCGAAAAGGGGTGACGAGGCCCTGGTGGCGTTCCTTTCCCGCCTGGTTGAGGCGGCTCCCGTCCAGCTCCTGTCTCTGGCCCCCTTCCGTCCCGAGCCGGCCATAAAGCAGCTCTGGGCCAGTGACTCTTTCCTGAACTGGGCCCGGGCGACTATGGCCTCCCGCGACCCCGAGAGGCGCCTGCGGGGCCTGGCGTTAACGGGTTGGGCCCCGGTCCCGGGGCTTTCTAACCTGCTCCTTCAGGCCCTCCAGGACGCTCATCCGCCGGTGAGGCTGCTGGCGGTAAGCCTGCTCTCGGCCCATCTGGCCCGGCTCCCCAGGGCCACCGCTCCGGGACAGAGCCTTTAG
- a CDS encoding glycosyltransferase, with translation MAGLALLLANWKVLGYRLRWALAFAGLALQLRYLAWRGLDTLVFSSPSVFISLALFAAEIYSFLQLILFYFQVARPTSPRADLEGLPCLPEVDVFIPTYDEPLEVIERTAVCCLGMDYPGKTVYILDDGRRPQVEQLASRLGCRYLTRPNNRHAKAGNINEALARTSGEMVVIFDADHAPVQSFLRETVGFFSDPRVAFVQTEQHFYNPDPFQHNLLLQRVFTNEQDLFFKGIMPGRDRYNAAFWTGSGAVFRRRALQEVGGVRPETLTEDFHTSLELHSRGWRSVHLNRVLSAGLSPESYSGYILQRVRWAHGAFQTWWRANPLFRKGLSLGQRLCYYSSIHYFMFGWARMVFLLAPLAFLLFGLMPLRATPLELAIYYLPQMAVIQAVFPLLSGRRRLMPASDLYETALCFFQAPAAVKALLFPRSGVFKVTPKGERRQRGQFDLVMALPHLGLALLIGLGLGLGLWRLQHGLADRNATIINGVWAMYNLFLALGVLLVARELPQRRRAHRLSVGLPCEVEALGATLSARTVDFSEAGASIRLGAGSLPPVVRVSIFPPGRDSVRVAASVTHSEREGDGQKVGLRFLPATASEKEALIRLAFGLGLAWQAERTPRVGFWRSLGYLAMLPLEAVPSWRAQRRRFPRFSLNLRAGLEGKGGVLRSYTMDCSLEGKGGVLRCYTMDCSLEGLGLVVRGQEAPGRGQPVSLSLGESGNAFSFAGEVAWAAVSGPWVRLGIRLKLREEQRPLWARRLARL, from the coding sequence TTGGCGGGCCTGGCCCTGCTCCTGGCCAACTGGAAGGTGCTGGGCTACCGGCTGCGCTGGGCACTGGCCTTTGCCGGGCTGGCCCTGCAACTTCGCTACCTCGCCTGGAGGGGCCTGGATACCCTGGTATTCTCCTCTCCCTCAGTGTTTATCAGCCTGGCCCTTTTCGCTGCCGAAATCTACTCCTTTCTCCAGCTCATCCTCTTCTATTTTCAGGTAGCCCGTCCCACCAGCCCCAGGGCGGACCTGGAGGGCCTCCCCTGCCTGCCTGAGGTGGATGTCTTCATCCCCACCTATGATGAGCCTCTGGAGGTCATCGAGCGGACGGCGGTCTGCTGCCTGGGAATGGACTACCCCGGGAAGACGGTGTATATCCTGGATGATGGCCGCCGCCCCCAGGTTGAACAGCTCGCCTCCCGGCTGGGATGCCGCTACCTCACCCGGCCCAACAACCGCCATGCTAAGGCTGGCAACATAAATGAGGCCCTGGCCCGGACCTCGGGGGAGATGGTGGTCATCTTTGACGCTGACCATGCCCCGGTGCAGAGCTTCCTCCGGGAGACGGTGGGCTTTTTCAGCGACCCCCGGGTGGCCTTTGTCCAGACCGAGCAGCATTTCTACAACCCCGACCCCTTCCAGCACAATCTCCTCCTCCAACGGGTTTTTACCAATGAGCAGGACCTCTTCTTCAAAGGGATAATGCCCGGCAGGGACCGCTATAATGCGGCCTTCTGGACGGGCTCGGGGGCTGTCTTCCGCCGCCGCGCCCTCCAAGAAGTTGGCGGGGTCCGCCCCGAGACCCTCACCGAGGACTTCCATACCAGCCTGGAACTCCATTCCAGGGGCTGGCGCTCCGTCCACCTGAACCGGGTCCTTTCGGCGGGGCTCTCCCCCGAGAGTTATTCCGGCTATATCCTTCAGCGTGTGCGCTGGGCCCATGGGGCGTTTCAGACCTGGTGGCGGGCCAACCCCCTCTTCAGGAAGGGCCTAAGCCTGGGCCAGCGCCTCTGCTACTACTCCTCTATCCACTACTTCATGTTCGGCTGGGCCCGGATGGTTTTCCTCCTGGCCCCTCTCGCTTTCCTCCTTTTCGGGCTGATGCCCCTCAGGGCCACCCCCCTGGAGCTTGCCATCTACTATCTGCCACAGATGGCCGTTATCCAGGCGGTTTTCCCCCTGCTGAGCGGGCGGAGGCGGCTGATGCCAGCCTCGGACCTCTATGAGACAGCCCTCTGTTTCTTCCAGGCCCCCGCGGCCGTCAAGGCCCTTCTCTTCCCCCGGAGCGGCGTCTTTAAGGTAACGCCCAAAGGGGAGAGGCGTCAGCGGGGGCAATTCGATCTCGTGATGGCCCTACCCCATCTGGGTCTGGCCCTGCTCATCGGGCTGGGGCTTGGCCTGGGGCTGTGGCGGCTACAACATGGCCTGGCCGACCGGAACGCCACTATCATAAATGGGGTATGGGCCATGTATAACCTCTTCCTGGCCCTGGGGGTGCTGCTGGTAGCCCGGGAGTTGCCCCAGAGGCGGAGGGCCCACAGGCTTTCGGTGGGGCTGCCCTGTGAGGTGGAGGCCCTGGGAGCTACCCTCTCGGCTAGGACGGTGGATTTCAGTGAGGCAGGGGCGTCCATCAGGCTGGGGGCCGGGTCCCTCCCCCCAGTCGTGCGGGTCAGCATCTTCCCTCCGGGGAGGGATTCGGTCAGGGTGGCCGCATCTGTAACCCACTCAGAACGGGAAGGAGATGGGCAGAAGGTCGGCCTCCGCTTCCTGCCGGCGACAGCTTCTGAGAAGGAGGCCCTCATCCGCCTGGCCTTTGGCCTGGGCCTGGCCTGGCAGGCGGAGAGGACGCCGCGGGTGGGCTTCTGGAGGTCCCTGGGCTACCTGGCCATGCTGCCCCTTGAGGCAGTGCCCTCTTGGCGGGCCCAGAGGCGGCGCTTCCCCCGCTTCTCCCTCAATCTCCGGGCAGGGCTGGAGGGGAAGGGGGGGGTCCTGCGGAGCTATACCATGGACTGTAGCCTGGAGGGGAAGGGGGGGGTCCTTCGGTGCTATACCATGGACTGCAGCCTGGAGGGGCTGGGCCTTGTGGTCAGGGGCCAGGAGGCCCCGGGGCGCGGCCAGCCTGTCTCCCTTTCCCTGGGGGAGAGTGGGAATGCCTTCTCTTTTGCCGGGGAGGTGGCGTGGGCGGCGGTGAGTGGGCCGTGGGTCCGCCTGGGGATAAGGCTGAAACTGCGGGAAGAACAGCGCCCACTCTGGGCCCGGCGCCTGGCCCGCCTCTAG
- a CDS encoding class I SAM-dependent methyltransferase encodes MDPNSKVYDELAESWYHLRHYTRFRRELQALAERWQGGRLLNIGCGHGPDFLPFKDRTFGLYGLDISGEMLRFARKYADKFRFTPALVLGDAVSLPFRDSSFDFVIAVAAYHHIRGGENRRQAFRELWRVLRPGGEAFITVWNLRQGLFSREVLVPWKTGGKTLYRYVYVYSPGELRKELRGAGFHILSQRPRLSLLRPFYRNITLLVARAA; translated from the coding sequence ATGGACCCTAACTCAAAGGTCTATGATGAGCTGGCGGAGAGCTGGTATCACCTCCGCCACTACACCCGCTTCCGCCGGGAGCTGCAGGCCCTGGCCGAAAGGTGGCAGGGGGGCCGGCTCCTCAACATCGGCTGCGGCCACGGCCCCGACTTCCTCCCCTTCAAAGATAGAACCTTTGGACTCTACGGGCTGGATATCTCCGGGGAGATGCTGCGCTTTGCACGGAAATACGCTGATAAGTTCCGTTTCACCCCCGCTCTGGTCCTGGGCGATGCCGTCTCCCTCCCCTTCAGAGATAGCTCCTTTGACTTTGTTATCGCTGTGGCTGCATATCATCATATAAGGGGCGGCGAAAACCGCCGTCAGGCCTTCCGGGAGCTATGGCGGGTCTTGCGGCCCGGCGGGGAGGCCTTTATCACCGTGTGGAACCTGAGACAGGGCCTATTCTCCCGGGAGGTCCTGGTCCCCTGGAAGACGGGGGGGAAGACCCTCTACCGCTATGTGTACGTCTATAGCCCAGGGGAGCTGAGAAAGGAGCTACGAGGGGCGGGATTTCATATTCTTTCCCAGCGGCCCAGGCTGTCCCTGCTCCGGCCCTTCTACCGGAATATCACCCTCCTGGTAGCCAGGGCGGCCTAG
- a CDS encoding tRNA uridine(34) 5-carboxymethylaminomethyl modification radical SAM/GNAT enzyme Elp3 — MKKLTRTISGVTPVAVMARPWGCPGECVYCPAFPQAPRSYTPQSPAVLRAMRFGFEAGGQVRARLQHLEAMGHPTDKVELIIMGGTFLACPQDYQEEFIKECYQALNGNGVANLEEAQAVNETAPHRCVGLCIETRPDFCGEEEIKRMLRFGATRVEMGVQALDDDIYRLIRRGHGVAQVAEATRLLRHYGLKVHYHWMPGLPGSTPEKDLEMSRRLFEDPDFRPDGLKLYPTLVVAGTELERWYREGRYQPYPLEVLVELLVRIKALVPEYVRISRLMRDIPPQFIVAGPCDSRLREMVQEKMGQEGLSCRCIRCREYGHRLRSGWKIGEPRLRMLDYETSRGREVFLSFEDENDTLFGLLRLRLEGEQALVRELHIYGPELALGE; from the coding sequence ATGAAGAAGCTTACCAGGACTATCTCCGGGGTGACGCCGGTAGCGGTGATGGCCCGGCCCTGGGGCTGTCCCGGGGAGTGTGTCTATTGCCCCGCCTTCCCCCAGGCCCCCCGGAGCTATACCCCCCAGTCCCCCGCCGTCCTCCGGGCCATGAGGTTCGGCTTTGAGGCCGGGGGACAGGTCCGGGCAAGGCTACAGCATCTTGAAGCCATGGGCCACCCCACCGATAAGGTGGAGCTCATCATCATGGGCGGCACCTTCCTGGCCTGCCCCCAGGACTACCAGGAGGAGTTCATAAAGGAATGCTACCAGGCCCTCAACGGCAACGGGGTGGCCAATCTTGAGGAGGCCCAGGCCGTCAACGAGACTGCCCCCCACCGCTGTGTGGGCCTGTGTATAGAGACCCGGCCTGACTTCTGTGGGGAAGAGGAAATTAAGAGGATGCTCCGCTTTGGGGCCACCCGGGTGGAAATGGGGGTCCAGGCCCTGGATGATGACATCTACCGCCTCATCCGCAGGGGCCACGGTGTGGCCCAGGTGGCCGAGGCCACCCGCCTCCTCCGGCACTACGGCCTCAAGGTCCACTACCACTGGATGCCCGGCCTCCCCGGCTCCACCCCGGAGAAGGACCTTGAGATGAGCCGGAGGCTTTTTGAGGACCCCGATTTCCGCCCCGACGGCCTCAAGCTCTACCCCACCCTGGTGGTGGCAGGGACGGAGCTGGAGCGGTGGTACCGGGAGGGGAGGTATCAGCCCTACCCCCTGGAGGTCCTGGTGGAGCTCCTGGTGAGGATAAAGGCCCTGGTGCCCGAGTATGTGCGCATTTCCCGCCTCATGCGGGATATCCCCCCCCAGTTCATCGTGGCCGGACCCTGTGACTCCCGTCTCCGGGAGATGGTTCAGGAGAAGATGGGGCAGGAGGGCCTCTCCTGCCGCTGTATCCGCTGCCGGGAATACGGCCACCGCCTGCGCTCAGGATGGAAGATTGGGGAGCCCCGGCTCAGGATGCTGGACTACGAAACCTCCCGGGGCCGGGAGGTCTTCCTATCCTTTGAGGATGAGAATGACACCCTTTTCGGCCTCCTCCGGCTGAGGCTGGAAGGGGAGCAGGCCCTGGTGAGGGAGCTTCATATCTACGGGCCTGAGCTGGCCCTGGGGGAAAG